A window of Coturnix japonica isolate 7356 chromosome 2, Coturnix japonica 2.1, whole genome shotgun sequence contains these coding sequences:
- the ZADH2 gene encoding prostaglandin reductase 3, with the protein MSWRRAPRCWWRRAAPGPACLAASGGRPILDMSYSRHFLDFQGSSIPTAMKKLVVTELSPNFRQAVTLRRDVPVPLPGDGDLLVRNRFVGINASDINYSAGRYDTSVKPPFDVGFEGVGDVVALGLSASAHYSVGQAVAYVKAGSFAEYTVVPAKEAVPLPSVKPEFLTLMVSGATAYISLKNLGGLSEGKKVLVTAAAGGTGQFAVQLAKKAKCHVIGTCSSDEKSGFLKSIGCDRVINYKTENVESVLRKDYPEGVDVVYESVGGKMFDLAINSLATKGRLIVIGFIAGYQNPTGIQPIKAEFLPAKLLKKSASVQGFFLNHYFSEYKMALQHLLKMYEKGELVCEVDLGDMSPEGKFIGLESVFRAVDYMYMGKNIGKIVVELPHSVNSKL; encoded by the exons ATGAGCTGGAGGCGGGCGCCGCGCTGCTGGTGGCGGCGGGCGGCTCCGGGCCCCGCCTGCTTGGCGGCGAGCGGCGGGCGGCCCATCCTGGACATGTCGTACTCCCGGCACTTCCTGGACTTCCAGGGCTCGTCCATCCCCACCGCCATGAAGAAGCTGGTGGTGACGGAGCTCAGCCCAAACTTCCGCCAGGCGGTCACACTACGGCGGGACGTGCCCGTGCCTCTGCCCGGCGACGGGGATCTGCTCGTCAGGAACAG atTTGTCGGCATTAATGCATCTGACATAAACTACTCAGCTGGTCGATATGACACGTCAGTTAAGCCCCCATTTGATGTAGGTTTTGAAGGAGTTGGTGACGTGGTAGCGTTAGGACTCAGTGCCAGTGCCCATTACTCAGTGGGCCAAGCCGTGGCCTACGTTAAGGCGGGCTCCTTTGCCGAATACACAGTTGTGCCTGCCAAAGAAGCAGTTCCTCTGCCCTCTGTGAAACCCGAGTTTCTGACTTTGATGGTAAGTGGCGCTACCGCATACATCAGCCTGAAGAATTTGGGAGGGCTGTCTGAAGGCAAGAAGGTCCTGGTGACAGCAGCGGCTGGAGGGACGGGCCAGTTTGCTGTGCAGCTCGCAAAGAAGGCCAAGTGCCATGTCATTGGAACCTGCTCCAGTGATGAAAAGAGTGGCTTTCTGAAATCCATTGGCTGCGACCGTGTCATCAACTATAAAACCGAAAACGTTGAATCTGTTCTTAGGAAGGACTACCCAGAAGGTGTGGATGTAGTGTATGAGTCTGTTGGTGGGAAGATGTTTGACTTGGCCATTAACTCCTTGGCTACCAAGGGGCGCCTGATAGTTATTGGGTTTATCGCTGGCTACCAAAACCCTACTGGCATCCAGCCTATTAAAGCAGAGTTCTTGCCAGCAAAACTGTTGAAGAAATCTGCCAGCGTCCAGGGTTTCTTCTTGAACCATTACTTTTCCGAGTACAAAATGGCTCTGCAGCACTTGCTTAAGATGTATGAAAAAGGAGAACTGGTTTGTGAGGTGGACCTTGGAGACATGTCTCCAGAGGGCAAGTTCATTGGCTTGGAGTCTGTATTTCGTGCTGTAGATTACATGTACATGGGAAAAAACATTGGAAAAATTGTAGTTGAATTACCTCACTCTGTCAACAGTAAGctgtaa